A genomic segment from Nonomuraea helvata encodes:
- a CDS encoding penicillin acylase family protein, translated as MPRPLRWFARVLTVLVALVLVLAGVLVYTVRKSFPQVDGSLRLPGLKGNVEIYRDKSGIPHIYADTAADLFMAQGFVHAQDRFYEMDFRRHVTSGRLSELYGKATVENDKAIRTMGWHRVAEQELPELSQDTQDYLNAYAKGVNAWLSANPNASDRSLEYSILKIQNGGYQPEKWTAADSVAWLKAMAWDLRSNMEDEIDRALALTKLPRERVEQLYPGYPYDRHSPIVTEGTVAQGRFDQHAEPRIRASRALSQAARTLDAVPSTMGTADREGVGSNSWVVSGEYTKSGKPLLANDPHLSPQMPSVWYQAGLHCRKLSEECPYDVTGFTFSGVPGVVIGHTDKIAWGFTNLGPDVADLFLEKVQGDTYLYKGQQEKLETRQEQIKVAGGTPVTITVRSTRHGPLINEVMDDARPSGEANAVALQWTALTPGRTADAVFALNKAADWGEFKAAAALFDVPSQNLVYADTTGKIGYQAPGRIPVREKGDGTWPVPGWTGEYDWKTAPIPYDQLPSVEDPADGFIVTANNAVIDPKRYKPLLTKDWAHGYRSERIRERIKEALKKGPIDAATMSAIQQDTYNGFADTLVPALMRVDLAGPSGEARQLLKTWDRTQGLDSTPAAYFNAVWRQVLILTFNDDLPAAARPAGGDRWYDVVRRLLDSPDDPFWDDVTTKNRKETRDDILRQALASAYQELADRLGPEVKSWRWGDLHRLELVNGSLGTSGIGPVEALFNRGPLSVAGSKDAVNATGWNVQRGYEITAVPSMRMIVDLSDMNKSQWINLTGASGHAFHDNYWDQAEAWARGELLPMYSKPESVKKAAVHTLRLSP; from the coding sequence ATGCCGCGGCCGTTGCGGTGGTTCGCACGTGTGTTGACCGTTCTTGTCGCACTGGTGCTGGTGCTGGCAGGAGTTCTCGTCTACACGGTGCGGAAGTCGTTCCCGCAGGTGGACGGGTCGCTGCGGCTGCCGGGCCTAAAAGGAAATGTAGAGATTTATCGGGATAAATCAGGAATCCCGCACATCTACGCCGACACCGCCGCGGACCTGTTCATGGCGCAGGGGTTCGTCCACGCCCAGGACCGCTTCTACGAGATGGACTTCCGCCGCCACGTGACCTCCGGCCGCCTCTCGGAGCTCTACGGCAAGGCCACGGTCGAGAACGACAAGGCCATCAGGACCATGGGCTGGCACAGGGTCGCCGAGCAGGAGTTACCCGAACTGTCCCAGGACACCCAGGACTACCTGAACGCGTACGCGAAGGGCGTGAACGCCTGGCTCAGCGCCAACCCGAACGCCTCCGACCGCAGCCTCGAATACTCCATCCTGAAGATCCAGAACGGCGGCTACCAGCCGGAGAAGTGGACCGCGGCCGACTCGGTGGCCTGGCTGAAGGCCATGGCGTGGGACCTGCGTTCCAACATGGAGGACGAGATCGACCGCGCGCTGGCGCTGACCAAGCTGCCCAGGGAGCGGGTCGAGCAGCTCTACCCCGGCTACCCGTACGACCGCCACTCCCCGATCGTCACCGAGGGCACCGTCGCGCAGGGCCGCTTCGACCAGCACGCCGAGCCGCGCATCCGCGCCTCCCGCGCGCTCTCCCAGGCCGCCAGGACCCTGGACGCCGTACCGAGCACGATGGGCACCGCGGACCGCGAGGGCGTCGGGTCGAACTCGTGGGTGGTCTCCGGCGAGTACACCAAGAGCGGCAAGCCGCTGCTGGCCAACGACCCGCACCTGTCCCCGCAGATGCCCTCGGTCTGGTACCAGGCGGGGCTGCACTGCCGGAAGCTCTCGGAGGAGTGCCCGTACGACGTGACCGGGTTCACGTTCTCGGGCGTTCCCGGCGTGGTCATCGGGCACACCGACAAGATCGCGTGGGGCTTCACCAACCTGGGGCCCGACGTGGCGGACCTCTTCCTGGAGAAGGTGCAGGGCGACACGTACCTGTACAAGGGCCAGCAGGAGAAGCTGGAGACCAGGCAGGAGCAGATCAAGGTGGCGGGCGGCACCCCCGTCACGATCACCGTCAGGAGCACCCGGCACGGCCCGCTGATCAACGAGGTGATGGACGACGCGCGGCCGAGCGGCGAGGCCAACGCGGTGGCGCTGCAGTGGACGGCCCTGACGCCGGGCAGAACGGCCGACGCCGTCTTCGCGCTGAACAAGGCGGCCGACTGGGGGGAGTTCAAGGCCGCGGCGGCGCTGTTCGACGTGCCCTCCCAGAACCTGGTCTACGCCGACACCACGGGCAAGATCGGCTACCAGGCCCCCGGACGCATCCCCGTACGGGAGAAGGGCGACGGCACCTGGCCGGTCCCGGGATGGACGGGCGAGTACGACTGGAAGACGGCCCCCATCCCGTACGACCAGTTACCTTCGGTGGAGGACCCGGCGGACGGGTTCATCGTCACGGCGAACAACGCCGTCATCGACCCGAAGCGCTACAAACCCCTCCTGACCAAGGACTGGGCGCACGGCTACCGTTCCGAGCGCATTCGCGAGCGCATCAAGGAAGCCCTCAAGAAGGGCCCGATCGACGCGGCGACCATGTCGGCGATCCAGCAGGACACGTACAACGGCTTCGCGGACACGCTGGTGCCGGCCCTGATGCGGGTGGACCTGGCGGGGCCGAGCGGCGAGGCCAGGCAGCTGCTGAAGACGTGGGACCGTACGCAGGGTCTCGACTCGACCCCCGCCGCCTACTTCAACGCCGTGTGGCGCCAGGTGCTCATTCTGACGTTCAACGACGACCTGCCGGCGGCCGCCAGGCCCGCCGGGGGCGACCGCTGGTATGACGTCGTCAGGCGCCTGCTCGACTCCCCGGACGACCCCTTCTGGGACGACGTGACCACGAAGAACCGCAAGGAGACCCGCGACGACATCCTCCGGCAGGCGCTGGCCTCGGCGTACCAGGAGCTCGCCGACCGGCTCGGACCGGAGGTCAAGTCCTGGCGCTGGGGGGACCTCCACCGGTTGGAGCTGGTCAACGGCTCGCTGGGAACGTCGGGGATCGGGCCGGTCGAGGCGCTGTTCAACCGCGGCCCGCTCTCCGTGGCGGGGAGCAAGGACGCCGTCAACGCCACGGGCTGGAACGTTCAGAGAGGGTACGAGATCACCGCCGTGCCGTCGATGCGCATGATCGTCGACCTCTCCGACATGAACAAGTCCCAGTGGATCAACCTGACGGGCGCGTCGGGGCACGCCTTCCACGACAACTACTGGGATCAGGCGGAGGCGTGGGCGCGGGGCGAGCTGCTGCCGATGTACTCGAAACCCGAGTCGGTCAAGAAGGCGGCCGTCCACACCCTCAGGCTGAGCCCCTGA